Proteins co-encoded in one Saccharomyces cerevisiae S288C chromosome II, complete sequence genomic window:
- a CDS encoding pyridoxal phosphate homeostasis protein (Putative non-specific single-domain racemase; based on structural similarity; binds pyridoxal 5'-phosphate; expression of GFP-fusion protein induced in response to the DNA-damaging agent MMS), whose protein sequence is MSTGITYDEDRKTQLIAQYESVREVVNAEAKNVHVNENASKILLLVVSKLKPASDIQILYDHGVREFGENYVQELIEKAKLLPDDIKWHFIGGLQTNKCKDLAKVPNLYSVETIDSLKKAKKLNESRAKFQPDCNPILCNVQINTSHEDQKSGLNNEAEIFEVIDFFLSEECKYIKLNGLMTIGSWNVSHEDSKENRDFATLVEWKKKIDAKFGTSLKLSMGMSADFREAIRQGTAEVRIGTDIFGARPPKNEARII, encoded by the coding sequence ATGTCCACTGGTATTACTTATGATGAAGATAGAAAGACACAATTAATTGCCCAATACGAATCTGTAAGGGAAGTTGTGAATGCAGAGGCAAAAAATGTTCatgttaatgaaaatgcctccaaaattttattattggttGTTTCGAAATTGAAACCAGCTAGCGATATACAAATTCTTTACGACCATGGTGTGAGGGAGTTCGGGGAAAACTATGTTCAAGAGTTGATCGAAAAGGCAAAATTACTACCAGACGATATCAAGTGGCACTTTATTGGCGGTTTGCAAACGAATAAATGTAAAGATTTGGCTAAAGTGCCAAATTTATACTCTGTTGAAACAATCGACTCCTTGAAGAAAGCCAAAAAATTAAACGAATCGAGGGCTAAATTTCAACCAGATTGCAACCCAATATTGTGTAATGTTCAAATTAATACCTCCCATGAGGATCAAAAATCGGGCTTGAATAATGAAGCAGAAATATTTGAAGTCATCGACTTCTTCTTATCCGAAGAATGCAAGTATATTAAGTTGAATGGGTTAATGACTATTGGTTCATGGAACGTCTCTCATGAAGATAGCAAAGAAAACAGAGACTTTGCTACGCTGGTTGagtggaagaagaagattgaTGCTAAATTTGGTACATCATTGAAATTGTCTATGGGGATGAGTGCTGATTTCAGGGAGGCTATAAGGCAAGGAACAGCGGAAGTCAGAATTGGTACCGACATTTTTGGTGCTAGACCTCCAAAAAATGAAGCTAGAATCATTTAG
- the APL3 gene encoding Apl3p (Alpha-adaptin; large subunit of the clathrin associated protein complex (AP-2); involved in vesicle mediated transport) has protein sequence MDRKKTLINSSVSNNNSTIKGLQLFIADLRSAQQAQEQEKRIQSEIVKIKQHFDAAKKKQGNHDRLGGYQRKKYVAKLAYIYITSNTTKLNEILFGLEQTVELLKSSIFSEKFIGYMTLELLYERSEVVAKVNDEVNYQLMKDLSSSDDNFVMLALNFVGVVGELTNRLAYNDDITTGVFKILRSPTSSIYLKKKSALSFLALLKSNHSILTEDLQRKQLWIQRILSLLDDTENYRLTLATIPLIEFIAKYIDPSYCTRLLPQLTEILYNCVVVGTSRSSDNQFPLEYTFANMPNPWLITKVVSLLSILIASPTERDSGSLLQTNNIDNELLNKLRKCVSVAIELGTRQAQDPMERIVQNTVLFSLINFASKLDPSDEAISNSVTALCSLLTSKEINIRYLTLDSLVKLCSSSGKPAIDAVRYKNLDMIFHLLNTERDSSIVRKVVDLLYTFTDVENVKIIVDGLLQYILSPKNLAEPQIKSDIAVKIAILTEKYATDINWFVIISLQLLSLTSNTTINDDEIWQRLCQIVVNNPSLHRITCERLVDYLCKKQASEAIIKAAAFLLGEYSSLITDRISSANLFTLFAEKYFSAPNVAKAMILTTMIKLYKTSPEIGSNVIKFFQLELNSLDIELQTRSFEYLNIIQLAKVNGNTDILQILFEPMPPFNSKSNPLLKRLGSLPASAGSTTLINTPSEASSSTPDLLSKRANSSRSIMVPMPPPSRRNTIDDVNSKISSSEDFSGKDSYYSRQILAPNWREGFTRMISHKQGVLFTSSLMKVFYRITTPDAQQPYVFHISLAFINLTEWEITGLSTQIIPSKTQGNPEYLIMNINTPSTATIGPHKRAEQSYEVSIRKPFDVEDSPILAIHFKCGGSTNTINLKTAIGMTTTLISSDVNPSMHLNLAQFISRWKTLSDALGKEGEYQKSGIKLNKDFRKVETISLEDGLLLLTQTVKRLGFDIVDQTSVRSTLFVSGIIHTKSEGNFGCLMKIQYQVNGTVNVTCKTTTAGPLAKYIVECIKNVLTK, from the coding sequence ATGGATCGCAAAAAAACACTTATAAACTCAAGTGTTTCTAATAATAACAGTACCATCAAGGGCCTACAGTTATTCATTGCAGATCTTCGTTCTGCACAACAAGCACAAGAGCAGGAAAAGAGAATACAATCTGAAATTGTCAAAATTAAACAGCATTTCGATGctgcaaagaaaaaacaaggCAATCACGACAGATTAGGTGGctatcaaagaaagaagtACGTTGCCAAGCTAGcctatatatatattactTCTAATACGACAAAACtaaatgaaattttattcGGGTTGGAGCAAACGGTAGAGCTGTTGAAGTCCAGCatattttctgaaaaattcattggaTATATGACCCTTGAGTTGCTTTATGAACGTAGTGAAGTTGTTGCCAAAGTTAACGATGAGGTGAATTATCAACTGATGAAAGATCTCTCTTCTTCCGATGATAATTTCGTAATGTTGGCGCTGAATTTTGTTGGTGTAGTAGGAGAACTTACGAACCGTCTAGCGTACAACGATGATATCACAACAGGAGTATTCAAGATATTAAGATCACCGACCTCCTCCATTTatctcaagaaaaaatcagcATTGTCATTTCTAGCACTATTGAAAAGTAATCATTCTATACTGACCGAAGATTTACAACGTAAGCAACTATGGATACAAAGGATATTAAGCTTATTGGATGATACGGAAAACTATAGGTTAACTTTAGCTACGATTCCGTTAATAGAATTCATTGCAAAATACATTGATCCCAGTTACTGTACGAGACTATTACCACAGCTAACAGAAATTTTGTACAATTgtgttgttgttggtacTTCAAGATCTAGTGACAATCAGTTTCCGTTAGAATATACGTTCGCGAATATGCCAAATCCTTGGCTTATCACAAAAGTTGTCTCTTTGTTGAGCATATTGATTGCCTCACCAACTGAGAGGGATTCTGGCTCATTACTACAAACCAACAACATAGATAATGAATTACTAAATAAACTTCGAAAGTGTGTTTCCGTTGCCATCGAATTAGGAACCAGACAAGCTCAAGATCCCATGGAACGTATCGTCCAAAACACAGTATTGTTTTCATTGATCAATTTCGCCTCTAAGCTAGATCCGTCGGATGAAGCTATCAGCAATTCTGTGACAGCCTTATGTTCCCTGCTAACATCTAAGGAAATTAATATTCGGTATTTAACGCTAGATTCATTGGTCAAATTATGCTCATCAAGCGGGAAACCTGCAATTGATGCCGTTCGTTACAAGAATTTGGATatgatttttcatcttttgaACACAGAAAGAGATTCATCTATTGTTAGGAAGGTTGTTGACTTGTTATATACCTTTACTGATGTTGAAAACGTTAAGATTATTGTGGACGGTTTACTGCAGTATATTTTATCTCCGAAAAATCTTGCTGAACCGCAAATAAAATCTGATATTGCAGTTAAAATAGCTATTTTGACCGAGAAATATGCCACGGATATCAATTGGTTTGTAATTATTTCGTTGCAGTTGCTATCATTAACTTCAAATACAACTATTAACGATGATGAGATCTGGCAACGACTATGTCAAATTGTAGTGAACAATCCATCTTTACATAGAATAACATGTGAACGGTTGGTGGACTATTTATGTAAAAAGCAAGCATCTGAAGCTATTATTAAAGCTGCGGCTTTTCTACTAGGGGAGTACTCAAGTCTCATAACAGACAGGATTTCAAGCGCAAATTTATTTACTTTGTTTGCCGAGAAATATTTTAGTGCACCAAATGTGGCTAAGGCGATGATATTGACTACGATGATCAAGTTGTACAAGACCTCACCTGAGATCGGCTCCAACgtcatcaaatttttccaattgGAATTGAACTCTCTTGATATTGAGTTGCAAACAAGATCCTTCGAATATCTCAACATTATTCAACTGGCTAAGGTGAACGGAAATACAGATATTTTGCAAATTTTATTTGAACCAATGCCGCCTTTTAACAGCAAATCTAATCCATTATTGAAGAGATTAGGGTCACTGCCGGCATCAGCGGGTAGCACAACTTTAATAAATACACCATCCGAAGCATCCTCCTCCACGCCTGACTTACTATCAAAAAGAGCAAACTCTTCCAGGTCGATCATGGTTCCCATGCCCCCACCATCTCGTAGGAACACCATTGATGATGtaaattccaaaattaGTTCATCTGAAGACTTTTCAGGAAAGGACTCTTATTATTCAAGGCAGATCCTCGCTCCAAATTGGAGGGAAGGTTTCACAAGAATGATTTCGCATAAGCAGGGTGTGCTTTTCACATCATCTTTGATGAAAGTTTTCTATCGGATAACCACTCCTGATGCACAACAGCCATACGTGTTTCATATATCTCTTGCCTTCATTAACCTGACTGAGTGGGAAATCACGGGATTATCCACACAGATTATCCCTTCAAAAACGCAAGGTAATCCTGAGTATTTAATTATGAATATTAATACACCTTCTACTGCTACTATTGGGCCCCATAAAAGGGCAGAGCAAAGCTATGAAGTTTCAATAAGAAAACCTTTCGACGTTGAAGATAGTCCAATTTTGGCAATTCATTTCAAATGTGGCGGTAGTACAAACACtatcaatttgaaaactgcCATAGGCATGACTACAACACTAATTAGCAGCGATGTCAATCCTAGCATGCATTTGAATTTGGCACAGTTCATCAGCCGTTGGAAGACTTTGAGCGATGCTTTGGGAAAAGAGGGAGAATACCAAAAATCTGGCATAAAGCTCAACAAGGATTTTAGAAAAGTTGAAACAATCAGTTTAGAAGACGGACTTCTACTATTGACGCAAACAGTGAAGAGGTTGGGCTTTGATATAGTCGATCAGACCAGTGTTCGTAGTACATTGTTTGTCTCGGGTATTATTCATACGAAAAGTGAGGGAAACTTCGGTTGTTTAATGAAGATACAATACCAGGTAAATGGAACAGTTAATGTTACCTGTAAAACAACGACGGCCGGTCCCCTGGCGAAGTACATTGTCGAATGTATAAAGAATGTGCTTACGAAGtaa
- the POL12 gene encoding DNA-directed DNA polymerase alpha subunit POL12 (B subunit of DNA polymerase alpha-primase complex; required for initiation of DNA replication during mitotic and premeiotic DNA synthesis; also functions in telomere capping and length regulation), with translation MSGSIDVITHFGPDADKPEIITALENLTKLHALSVEDLYIKWEQFSNQRRQTHTDLTSKNIDEFKQFLQLQMEKRANQISSSSKVNTSTKKPVIKKSLNSSPLFGLSIPKTPTLKKRKLHGPFSLSDSKQTYNVGSEAETNEKGNSSLKLEFTPGMAEDAVGDSAPLSHAKSSDAKTPGSSTFQTPTTNTPTTSRQNVPAGEILDSLNPENIEISSGNPNVGLLSTEEPSYNQVKVEPFYDAKKYKFRTMRQNLQEASDVLDDQIESFTKIIQNHYKLSPNDFADPTIQSQSEIYAVGRIVPDSPTYDKFLNPESLSLETSRMGGVGRRVRLDLSQVNELSFFLGQIVAFKGKNANGDYFTVNSILPLPYPNSPVSTSQELQEFQANLEGSSLKVIVTCGPYFANDNFSLELLQEFIDSINNEVKPHVLIMFGPFIDITHPLIASGKLPNFPQFKTQPKTLDELFLKLFTPILKTISPHIQTVLIPSTKDAISNHAAYPQASLIRKALQLPKRNFKCMANPSSFQINEIYFGCSNVDTFKDLKEVIKGGTTSSRYRLDRVSEHILQQRRYYPIFPGSIRTRIKPKDVSTKKETNDMESKEEKVYEHISGADLDVSYLGLTEFVGGFSPDIMIIPSELQHFARVVQNVVVINPGRFIRATGNRGSYAQITVQCPDLEDGKLTLVEGEEPVYLHNVWKRARVDLIAS, from the coding sequence atgagcGGATCTATCGATGTCATCACTCATTTTGGGCCTGATGCAGACAAGCCGGAAATCATCACTGCATTAGAGAATTTAACTAAACTGCATGCATTGTCCGTCGAGGATCTATACATTAAATGGGAGCAGTTCTCCAATCAAAGGCGTCAAACTCACACAGATCTGACTTCCAAGAACATAGATGAGTTTAAACAATTTTTACAATTACAAATGGAAAAGCGTGCTAACCAAATTTCATCGTCCTCTAAGGTAAACACATCCACAAAAAAACCAGTgattaaaaaaagtttgaatTCAAGTCCCTTGTTTGGCCTTAGTATTCCAAAGACTCCgactttaaaaaaaagaaagttacATGGTCCCTTTTCACTCAGTGATTCCAAGCAAACATATAATGTAGGCTCTGAGGCAgaaacaaatgaaaaaggaaatagtTCTTTAAAATTGGAGTTTACTCCAGGCATGGCAGAAGATGCTGTGGGTGACAGTGCTCCATTGTCCCACGCTAAAAGCTCGGATGCCAAGACTCCCGGCTCGTCGACATTCCAAACTCCAACAACAAACACTCCTACCACATCGAGGCAAAATGTTCCTGCTGGTGAAATTTTGGATTCTTTGAACcctgaaaatattgaaatatcATCTGGTAATCCAAATGTAGGCCTTCTTTCGACTGAAGAACCATCATATAACCAGGTCAAAGTAGAACCATTTTATGATGctaaaaagtataaattCAGAACAATGAGGCAAAACTTACAGGAAGCGTCTGATGTCCTCGATGATCAAATTGAATCGTTTACTAAgattattcaaaatcacTATAAGTTATCTCCAAACGACTTCGCTGATCCAACTATTCAATCTCAGTCCGAAATTTATGCTGTTGGAAGGATAGTTCCAGATTCGCCGACCTACGACAAGTTTTTGAATCCAGAATCGCTTTCCCTAGAGACCTCAAGAATGGGCGGCGTTGGAAGAAGGGTAAGGTTAGATCTATCGCAGGTCAACGAGCTTTCGTTTTTCTTAGGCCAAATTGTGGCATTCAAAGGTAAAAATGCTAATGGGGATTACTTCACCGTTAACTCTATTTTGCCGCTACCTTATCCAAACTCCCCAGTGTCCACATCGCAGGAACTGCAGGAGTTTCAAGCAAATTTGGAAggttcttctttgaaggtTATCGTGACCTGTGGCCCATACTTTGCAAATGATAACTTCTCCCTCGAATTGTTGCAAGAATTTATCGATAGTATAAATAATGAGGTAAAACCTCACGTCTTGATAATGTTTGGCCCATTTATAGATATCACCCATCCTCTGATAGCGAGTGGTAAATTGCCAAATTTTCCCCAGTTCAAGACACAGCCCAAAACATTGGACGAgctttttttgaagttatTTACTCCTATTCTAAAAACCATATCACCACATATCCAAACCGTATTGATACCCTCCACAAAAGATGCAATTTCTAATCACGCCGCATATCCACAAGCTTCTTTAATTAGAAAGGCTTTACAGCTGCCTAAAAGGAACTTCAAATGCATGGCTAATCcttcatcttttcaaataaatgaGATATACTTCGGTTGCTCAAACGTTGATACATTCAAAGATCTAAAGGAAGTCATAAAAGGCGGTACTACCTCATCAAGATATAGATTAGATCGTGTTTCTGAGCATATTTTACAACAGCGCAGGTATTACCCCATATTTCCAGGTAGTATTCGTACAAGAATAAAACCAAAAGACGTATCTACGAAGAAGGAAACCAATGATATGGAaagcaaagaagaaaaagtttatGAACATATATCTGGTGCAGATTTAGACGTGAGTTATCTGGGACTAACAGAGTTTGTTGGTGGGTTCTCGCCTGACATAATGATTATACCCAGTGAATTACAACACTTTGCAAGAGTTGTCCAAAACGTAGTTGTTATAAATCCCGGAAGATTTATTAGAGCAACAGGTAACAGGGGATCCTATGCACAAATTACTGTCCAATGCCCTGATCTTGAAGACGGGAAATTGACGCTTGTTGAAGGTGAAGAGCCAGTTTATCTACACAACGTGTGGAAGCGCGCTAGAGTTGACTTGATTGCTAGTTGA